A window of Ipomoea triloba cultivar NCNSP0323 chromosome 2, ASM357664v1 contains these coding sequences:
- the LOC116010188 gene encoding disease resistance RPP13-like protein 4, producing the protein MDPIGPIVGEVYKSLQEQVKTQAQYALNFKDQFKEMQTQLELMQAFLNDCKDDKSKSQTVKTASKHLRELTYVADDIVTGCQIREDYKRAIETAFCLPSCKEVLYRWDTGRKLTEINQQLQNMHKMRAIIEPVSQKSKPPSPSSRKTTCLVPQKIVGLEKETEKITNWMLNDNVSFIGIAGMGGLGKTTIAQKVFNHKLVKDQFKKRIWVCVSQTYDEDELERSILDMLGVEYKEFNESDLQTKISEFLMKNNTLIVLDDVWTLKGGWWTLISTAFQERAKHNGCIIVTSRNKYVIKGMAEHGGFNKNVEIHEPNLLGKVESEKLFCKFVFGSTKTKFFNDSELDKVGKEIVRKCNGLPLAIKIVGGVMSGVKPRTPAEWRKKCEKFREVIIEKIEGTVSVIDSLQLSYDELPDHLKQCLLCFAIYPDDHEIEVEQLKRWWIGEGFVRGTESPNEEAYEYLLELINRCLVEVTKRRDFDGRVYKCKMHDMVREMVIRNAKDDGFCDFSDKGKHIATPESLHLGVTKDTSFQSLIGNEKLRALILTTCDSIGFNKRIALAKVKTLRVLDLSRLKLDGINVDDLWHWITSQKLLAYLNLHDVADLKEIPPSIQKLWGLQILVLEGCKSLRTLPSPMACFPRLRVLDIGNCSSLLWIPQGLSTLSTLQELFGFKIPKRNQQEACHLSDLKKLKQLEVLQVDIMEGSLIQDEDLTALESLENLRVLSINANGITDDELLQKLKDLCVPKGLKHLYLRRFCLETTPAWISPSSLPQLQFLCIEDSKELIEFSENFHEDGWMVEGLSLKFLPKLNEEWEWLKEKAMPQLRYLEVSHCNSLKSYPYHTDDLYIWEKPRDEMEDDKEVERYDYEEDNEEECNACED; encoded by the coding sequence ATGGATCCAATCGGGCCAATAGTTGGGGAAGTTTACAAGAGCTTGCAAGAACAAGTTAAAACCCAAGCCCAATATGCCCTCAACTTCAAAGATCAGTTCAAAGAGATGCAGACACAACTTGAACTCATGCAAGCATTCCTCAACGATTGCAAAGATGACAAAAGTAAGAGCCAAACTGTGAAGACAGCCTCAAAGCATCTCCGAGAATTAACGTATGTTGCAGATGACATTGTCACCGGCTGCCAAATCAGAGAAGACTACAAGAGAGCAATTGAGACTGCATTCTGCTTACCTTCTTGCAAGGAAGTTCTCTACCGCTGGGACACAGGCAGAAAGCTCACAGAAATTAACCAGCAACTTCAGAATATGCATAAAATGCGTGCGATTATAGAGCCGGTTTCTCAGAAATCTAAGCCTCCTTCTCCTTCTAGTAGAAAAACCACCTGCCTAGTGCCACAAAAAATAGTTGGGCTAGAAAAAGAGACAGAAAAAATAACCAACTGGATGCTTAATGACAATGTCTCATTTATTGGCATTGCAGGAATGGGGGGTTTGGGCAAAACCACAATCGCCCAAAAGGTTTTCAACCATAAATTGGTCAAAgaccaatttaaaaaaagaatttggGTTTGTGTATCTCAAACTTATGATGAGGATGAGCTGGAGAGGAGTATCTTGGATATGCTAGGGGTGGAATATAAGGAATTCAATGAAAGTGACCTGCAAACAAAAATTTCTGAATTCCTCATGAAAAACAATACCTTAATTGTGTTGGATGATGTGTGGACGTTAAAAGGCGGTTGGTGGACTCTGATATCAACCGCGTTTCAGGAAAGAGCCAAGCATAACGGATGCATCATTGTCACGTCCAGAAATAAGTATGTCATAAAAGGCATGGCAGAACATGGCGGCTTTAACAAAAATGTAGAAATCCACGAACCCAATTTGCTGGGTAAAGTGGAAAGCGAGAAGCTATTCTGCAAGTTTGTGTTCGGCTCAACAAAAACCAAGTTCTTCAATGATTCCGAATTAGACAAGGTGGGGAAGGAGATTGTACGCAAGTGTAACGGTCTCCCATTAGCAATCAAGATAGTTGGAGGTGTTATGAGTGGAGTTAAACCACGGACACCAGCGGAATGGAGGAAGAAATGTGAGAAGTTTCGCGAAGTAATAATTGAGAAAATTGAAGGCACAGTTAGTGTTATAGATTCATTGCAGTTGAGCTACGACGAGCTTCCGGATCATCTAAAGCAGTGTCTTTTATGCTTTGCGATTTATCCAGATGATCATGAAATAGAAGTGGAGCAATTGAAGCGTTGGTGGATTGGGGAAGGGTTTGTTCGAGGCACTGAGAGTCCAAATGAAGAAGCCTATGAGTATTTGTTGGAATTGATCAATAGGTGTTTGGTTGAGGTTACAAAGAGGAGAGATTTCGATGGGAGAGTGTACAAATGTAAAATGCATGATATGGTTCGAGAAATGGTGATCCGAAATGCAAAAGATGATGGATTCTGTGATTTCAGCGATAAAGGCAAGCACATAGCAACGCCTGAGTCTCTGCATTTGGGTGTCACAAAGGACACATCTTTCCAGTCATTGATTGGGAATGAGAAGCTGAGGGCACTTATTCTCACCACATGTGATTCCATTGGCTTCAATAAAAGAATTGCATTGGCAAAAGTGAAAACTCTCAGGGTTTTGGACCTCTCACGTCTAAAACTAGATGGGATTAATGTGGATGACCTGTGGCACTGGATCACATCCCAAAAACTCCTTGCTTATCTGAATCTTCATGATGTGGCAGACTTGAAGGAAATCCCACCCTCCATTCAAAAGCTTTGGGGCCTTCAGATTCTGGTCCTAGAAGGATGCAAAAGCCTTAGAACCCTACCATCCCCAATGGCATGCTTTCCAAGATTAAGAGTTTTGGATATTGGGAATTGTTCATCTCTTTTGTGGATTCCACAAGGCCTCTCTACACTCTCTACTCTTCAAGAGCTCTTTGGATTCAAGATACCAAAacgaaatcaacaagaagcctGTCACCTGAGTGACCTCAAGAAATTGAAGCAACTTGAGGTGTTACAGGTGGATATAATGGAAGGAAGCCTGATTCAAGATGAGGACTTGACAGCACTGGAAAGCCTGGAAAATCTGAGGGTACTATCAATTAATGCCAATGGCATTACAGACGACGAATTGTTGCAAAAGTTGAAGGACTTATGTGTGCCAAAAGGTTTAAAACATTTGTATCTAAGGCGCTTCTGCCTAGAAACTACACCAGCATGGATAAGTCCTTCTTCACTGCCCCAGCTGCAATTTCTTTGCATCGAGGACTCGAAAGAGCTCATCGAATTCAGCGAAAACTTCCATGAGGATGGGTGGATGGTAGAAGGATTGTCTTTGAAGTTCTTGCCTAAGCTGAATGAGGAATGGGAATGGTTGAAGGAGAAGGCAATGCCTCAACTAAGGTACTTAGAAGTCAGCCACTGCAACTCATTGAAGTCTTATCCTTATCACACAGATGATTTATATATTTGGGAAAAGCCAAGGGATGAGATGGAAGATGATAAGGAAGTAGAGCGTTATGATTATGAAGAAGATAATGAAGAAGAATGCAATGCCTGTGAAGATTGA